A genomic region of Tsukamurella pulmonis contains the following coding sequences:
- a CDS encoding BCCT family transporter, protein MATVTNKAGDHRRTTDWVVFGVTAAAVLAFVLWGFLDSDGLKQTTSDVLNWIITDLGWLFLISASFFVLFAVFLAFSRFGRIPLGRDGERPEFKTVSWIAMMFSAGMGIGLMFFGAAEPIYHFVGAPPGMDAHDVAVAMATTMFHWGFHPWAIYAVVGLAIAYSTYRCGRSQLISSVFAPIFNRTGGHGVGGRIIDILAIFATLFGTTASLGLGAAQVGAGLERLGWAEDGSSKLLLVAIIALLTLAFVASAVSGVAKGIQWLSNTNMVLALVLAVFVFVVGPTVFILNLLPTSMGAYAADFMDMSARSAANEPEAGKWLASWTIFYWAWWVSWTPFVGLFLAKISRGRTIREFVIGVMAVPTLVSLVWFAVFGGTAINQEQAGLGISKAENEEVMLFDVLGNLPWPTITAFLVVLLVGIFFVSGADSASIVMGTLSQRGAEEPNRLITIFWGVLTGTVAALLLWVSGDDALTGIKQMAIIAAAPFLVVMVGMCAGLMMDLWHDPLIVAERAHREELGERMRWHANTLAVTDDSTDVLPSEDLPVYSDGEVPEDLYHPPHTGELVTIEVYDADHSGPIEVDIETKSDDSR, encoded by the coding sequence ATGGCTACTGTAACTAATAAGGCAGGAGACCATCGCCGGACGACCGATTGGGTCGTTTTCGGTGTGACGGCCGCTGCGGTTCTGGCGTTCGTCCTCTGGGGTTTCCTGGATTCGGACGGGTTGAAGCAAACGACCTCCGACGTCCTCAATTGGATCATCACTGATTTGGGTTGGCTGTTCCTGATTTCAGCCAGCTTCTTCGTTCTGTTCGCAGTCTTTCTGGCCTTCTCCCGTTTCGGCCGCATCCCGCTGGGACGCGACGGGGAGCGCCCCGAGTTCAAGACCGTCTCCTGGATCGCGATGATGTTCAGCGCGGGCATGGGCATCGGCCTGATGTTCTTCGGCGCCGCGGAGCCGATCTACCACTTCGTGGGCGCGCCCCCCGGCATGGACGCCCACGACGTGGCGGTCGCCATGGCGACCACCATGTTCCACTGGGGATTCCATCCGTGGGCGATCTACGCCGTGGTCGGCCTGGCCATCGCCTACAGCACCTACCGCTGCGGGCGCAGCCAGCTGATCAGCTCGGTGTTCGCGCCGATCTTCAACCGCACCGGCGGGCACGGCGTGGGCGGCCGGATCATCGACATCCTGGCCATCTTCGCCACGCTCTTCGGCACCACCGCCTCGCTGGGCCTCGGCGCGGCGCAGGTCGGTGCGGGCCTGGAGCGGCTCGGCTGGGCCGAGGACGGCTCGAGCAAGCTGCTGCTCGTCGCCATCATCGCGCTCCTGACGCTGGCCTTCGTGGCGTCCGCGGTGTCGGGCGTGGCCAAGGGCATCCAGTGGCTGTCGAACACCAACATGGTGCTCGCCCTGGTGCTCGCGGTCTTCGTCTTCGTGGTCGGCCCGACCGTGTTCATCCTGAACCTGCTGCCCACGTCGATGGGCGCGTACGCGGCGGACTTCATGGACATGTCGGCCCGCTCGGCCGCCAACGAGCCGGAGGCGGGCAAGTGGCTCGCCTCGTGGACCATCTTCTACTGGGCGTGGTGGGTCAGCTGGACCCCGTTCGTCGGCCTGTTCCTCGCGAAGATCTCCCGCGGCCGCACCATCCGCGAGTTCGTCATCGGCGTGATGGCGGTGCCCACCCTGGTGTCGCTGGTGTGGTTCGCCGTCTTCGGCGGCACGGCGATCAACCAGGAGCAGGCGGGCCTCGGCATCAGCAAGGCCGAGAACGAGGAGGTCATGCTCTTCGACGTCCTCGGCAACCTGCCCTGGCCCACGATCACCGCGTTCCTGGTGGTGCTCCTCGTCGGCATCTTCTTCGTCTCCGGTGCGGACTCCGCGTCCATCGTGATGGGCACGCTCTCGCAGCGAGGCGCGGAGGAGCCGAACCGGTTGATCACCATCTTCTGGGGTGTGCTCACCGGTACCGTTGCGGCCCTGCTGCTCTGGGTGAGCGGCGACGACGCGTTGACGGGCATCAAACAGATGGCGATCATCGCGGCGGCCCCCTTCCTCGTGGTGATGGTCGGCATGTGCGCGGGCCTGATGATGGACCTGTGGCACGACCCGCTCATCGTGGCGGAGCGCGCACACCGCGAGGAGCTCGGCGAGCGCATGCGGTGGCACGCCAACACGCTCGCGGTGACCGACGACAGCACCGACGTGCTGCCGTCGGAGGACCTGCCCGTCTACTCGGACGGCGAGGTCCCGGAGGATCTGTACCACCCGCCGCACACCGGCGAGCTGGTCACGATCGAGGTCTACGATGCCGATCACTCCGGTCCGATCGAGGTCGATATCGAGACCAAGAGCGACGACTCCCGGTAG
- a CDS encoding carboxylesterase/lipase family protein produces the protein MTSSVTVETRSGRVRGTVEQGVARFLGLPYAAPLDGAGWLLPASPPAPWAGERDASAFGPTVPKPGYQGPVAEILTAEPDFPGAECLNLNVWAPEGAERLPVFVWIHGGAFRNGSGRSGYYDGAAFARDGVVCVTINYRLGALGFLDTGDAHTNLGLRDQIMALQWVRENIAAFGGDPSRVTVAGESAGAMSVGSLLGSPLAQGLFAQAVLQSGAGHHALSRETAQKVTRALAERLGIEPVRAAFAAVPPAALIDATTALDAEIQANPDPTVWGELTRNVMIFEPVIDGDVLPTLPIDAIRGGAGADVRVLVGANADEARFFVVPGGLIDLLPEEALAPTAAKYGLPDPAAAVAAYRAAEPGASPGDLFCRIMADWFFGIPAVRIAEAREHAPATTHFYRFDEPSTALGGRLGACHAVELAFAFDNLHADGVTNLTGPAPSQAVADETHGAWVRFARGEDPGWAPYLPARTVRVFGGEGGTVVDPAPELRALWDGVR, from the coding sequence ATGACCTCCTCTGTCACCGTCGAGACCCGTTCCGGCCGCGTCCGCGGCACCGTCGAGCAGGGAGTGGCACGCTTCCTGGGCCTGCCCTACGCAGCCCCGCTCGACGGTGCCGGGTGGCTCCTGCCGGCCTCCCCGCCCGCGCCGTGGGCGGGGGAGCGGGACGCCTCCGCCTTCGGCCCGACGGTGCCCAAGCCGGGCTACCAGGGCCCCGTCGCCGAGATCCTCACGGCCGAGCCGGACTTCCCGGGGGCGGAGTGCCTTAACCTCAACGTGTGGGCGCCGGAGGGCGCTGAGCGGCTACCGGTGTTCGTCTGGATCCACGGCGGGGCCTTCCGCAACGGCAGCGGCCGCAGCGGCTACTACGACGGCGCCGCCTTCGCCCGCGACGGCGTCGTGTGCGTCACGATCAACTACCGCCTCGGCGCGCTGGGCTTCCTCGATACCGGCGACGCGCACACCAACCTCGGTCTGCGCGACCAGATCATGGCCCTGCAGTGGGTCCGCGAGAACATCGCCGCGTTCGGCGGGGATCCGTCCCGCGTCACCGTCGCCGGCGAGTCCGCCGGGGCGATGAGCGTCGGCTCGCTGCTCGGATCACCCCTGGCGCAGGGCCTGTTCGCGCAGGCCGTGCTGCAGAGCGGCGCCGGGCACCACGCCCTGAGCCGCGAGACCGCGCAGAAGGTCACCCGCGCCCTCGCCGAGCGGCTCGGGATCGAGCCCGTCCGCGCGGCCTTCGCCGCCGTGCCGCCCGCCGCGCTGATCGACGCGACCACCGCGCTGGACGCCGAGATCCAGGCGAACCCCGACCCGACCGTCTGGGGTGAGCTCACGCGCAACGTGATGATCTTCGAGCCCGTGATCGACGGCGACGTGCTGCCCACGCTCCCGATCGACGCGATCCGGGGCGGTGCGGGCGCCGACGTCCGGGTCCTGGTGGGCGCCAACGCCGATGAGGCGCGCTTCTTCGTCGTTCCCGGCGGCCTGATCGACCTGCTGCCCGAGGAGGCGCTCGCACCCACCGCCGCGAAGTACGGACTGCCCGACCCTGCGGCCGCGGTCGCCGCCTACCGCGCGGCCGAGCCCGGAGCATCGCCCGGGGACCTGTTCTGCCGCATCATGGCCGACTGGTTCTTCGGCATCCCCGCAGTGCGGATCGCCGAGGCGCGCGAGCACGCGCCCGCCACGACCCACTTCTACCGCTTCGACGAGCCGTCCACGGCCCTCGGGGGCCGCCTCGGGGCCTGCCACGCCGTCGAGCTGGCCTTCGCGTTCGACAACCTGCACGCCGACGGCGTCACGAATCTGACCGGCCCCGCGCCCTCGCAGGCCGTCGCCGACGAGACGCACGGCGCCTGGGTGCGATTCGCGCGCGGCGAGGACCCGGGCTGGGCGCCCTACCTCCCCGCCCGCACCGTGCGGGTGTTCGGCGGGGAGGGCGGCACCGTCGTCGATCCCGCGCCGGAGCTCCGCGCCCTGTGGGACGGAGTGCGCTAG